The sequence CGAAGAGCTGTATGGTCATGCCGAGAGTCTCTTTGTGATGAAAAACCCCAGTCGTCGCAAGACCGGTTCAGGAATCTCATGCCCCCCTCGGAAGCTGTGCCAGTCGACTGCGAGGCCGGCCTGATTCAACGCATCGCGAAGGCGCTCCGCGCCAATATGCGGAAGGATATCGTCCTGCGCGCCATGACTCTGGAAGACCGACATCCCTTTACGTTTGAGCATCGGTGGATCCCAGACCGATTGAGCCAAGAGGTTCCCGGAAAGTTGCACGAGACCGACAAACGGATAGTCGGTATGCAAGACGGCGTCACAAGTGAGCATGGCCCCTTGTGAGAACCCACCAATGACTGTCCTCTTGTAGTCGATCGGGAGCTGCCTCGGAAGTTCCTTGAGAAAGGTCAGGAATCGTTCTCGTGCCAGGGCTAGGCCGTGTGGAATTTCCACAGATAGATCACGAACGCGGCCTGCGGCGCGATCTTCCTGGATACGCGCGAAGTCGATAATCCACCAGGCACGCGCATCTCCGAAACCCATATTCAGCGAAAGGGGCGCTTCAGGGAAAAGCCATCGAGTTCCCCTTGGAGCCTCGATTACGTCGGCCAGCGGGACCAGATCGTCACCCGGCGCGCCGAATCCATGCAGGAGCAGGACGACGGGACCATCACCACCTCCATGGCCGTCGGAGCCACCGACTAACCGTACCTTTAGCCCGCCGAGTAAGACCTCTCGCATATCCTGTTCTTCTACTGAGATCCCGATCACTCAAGAATCGTGTTGGGGACCAGACGCCGACACTCTACAACAGAAGCCTGTGAGAGTGAAGCGGACGATGCTCACGCTCGTCTTTACGATGAGCAGCTGACAGAGAGATGTTTGCCCCAATTCGGTGGAGGAAGAGCATAGGACTCCATGCCCGGCTGGTCGGTGAAGGGGTCGTGGAGAAGGGTGAAGAGGCGATCGATCTCAGAGAAGTCTTTGAGCTGCGCTTTCTCAATCGCTGTTTGAGCAAGGTAGTTGCGCAGCACGTATTTTGGATTCACCCGATTCATGCGGTCACAGCGTTCGTCGTCACGGCTGCGTTCGTTCCGCAGTCGATCCCGATACTGCGCAGCCCACCCATCGAAGCGGTCAGGATTGAGAAAGTGTTCACGCAGTTTGTGGTTCGGCGTTCCCTCGACCGTCGAAAACGTGCCAAGTTCCCGGAACACGATCGTGTAATCGGCGTGGCTGCCCTGCAGAAGACCCAGGAAGTCGCGCATGAGTTCATCATCCTCTGGTTTCTCCTCCGCGAACCCCAATTTTTCCCTCATGCGCTGGAGATACTCCCGTTCAAACCGTCGAGTATACGCATCAAGTCCCGCCTTCAGCGCGTCTTTTTCCGCCAAGGGTAACAGGGCTTGAGCCAAACAGCTGACATTCCATAGCCCGATGTAGGGCTGTTGGTTGAAGGCATAGCGGCCGTTGTGGTCCGAGTGGTTGCAGATGAAGCCCGCGTCATAGTCGTCCATAAATCCGTAGGGCCCATAGTCGAGCGTGAGACCAAGGATCGACATATTGTCTGTGTTCATGACCCCGTGAGCCCAGCCGACAGCCTGCCACTGAGCAATCAACGTGGCGGTCCGTTCCACAACTTCGCTGAAGAAGCGTACGTACCTGTCGCTAACCTCGCGCAAATGGGGGAAATGTTGCTCGATCACATAGTCGGCCAGCGTTTTGAGATGCTCATGCTGCTTTCGATAATAAAAGACTTCGAACGTGCCGAAGCGGACATGTGAGGGTGCCATGCGGACCAGCATCGCGCCGGTTTCGGTCTGTTCACGATACACTTTGTCGTCGCTCCCGACCAGACAGAGTGCCTGTGTGGTTGGAATCCCAAGGCCCTGCATCGCGGCGCTGCAGAGATATTCACGGATCGTCGACCGAAGCACTGCTCGGCCGTCTCCATCACGGGAAAACGGCGTCATCCCGGCGCCCTTAAGATGGAGATCCCATCGCTCACCTCGGTCGTTCGTCGCTTCGCCGAGGAGAATCGCTCGTCCATCACCGAGCTGTGGCACATAGACTCCGAATTGATGGCCGGAATACAACATCGCAAGCGGCTCCATCCCAGGCGCCAGAACGCTCCCGCCGAACAACGCCGCGAATTCCGGCCGGGCACATTGCTCTGGATCAAGCGTGATCAGTTTGGCTGCTGCAGGATTCGCGTGAACCAGATGAGGCGAGGAGCTGAACGGAGTCGGGTTCAACCGTGCGTAGAAGGCTTGAGGAAGACGGGCGTAGGTATTGTCGAAGGAAAGCGTTTCCAGTGTGCGCCGAATCATAGCAATGGTTCTGTCTTATCGGCTGATGTTTTGAATCTCTCGATCTATGGTAAAGACAAACACGCGTTCGCCGAGTTGCACATCGATATCAGTGAACAGGCCTAGGACTTTGGCGCCGGTGATCTCGCTGACCTGCTCACAGAGCTTATCACGTCCTTGAGCGATCAAATTTTGCCGGAGCTGCTTGACCATCTCGACGCCTTCGGCGGTCTTCGCTAATTGCCGCTCGGCCGGCGTCAGCACGCCTTTGAGTCGGACGACGACGAGATCGCGTGCGACCAGCGCACGGACTTCATCAGGACCTCGCCCCAGAAACTCCTGTTCAAACTTGATGATGGTGTTACGGATTGCGCTTTCCATAGATCAGTTTTTTCACTCCGCTACGCTCATTTGTTCCACACAGTCATCAGTGGCGCCGGTGATCGAGATTATAGGACCGGTCAATTGAGCGAACAAGTGCAAAGCATGATCGGCCTGATTTCACATCCATCGCGCAAATGTGAGACTTTAGGATTGCTTGGCGCGGTGAGCACGACTCATTTCCCCCGAGGCTTGACGGGAATCTGTTCACTAGATATTCATAGACCCCTTCAGATGAGATGGTGTAACGATCGTAGTCATCGAGTTCCTGTCCTCCATCAGGTGGAGACAGCTTTGAAAATCACGTTTTGGACGGTTCTCTTTCTGACGGTTGAAGAAGACTTGCCGATGGCAGTTGGTGTCGGCCATTCCATTGGCTTCTTTTTATCCGTCCATGATATGAGTGAATTATGGAAACCCACGATCAAAGGATTGCCGAAGATATCGATGGCGCGCTGAAACAATCTCTTGATGACTTCGCAGATCAATGCTTGGGGTCAGCCAACGATGATGGTCCTCGAAAGGATGGTCGTGCGTGAACAGTTCTTCCTTCTTGCGTATCTTCCAGGTCAGCCTTGCGTCCGCGTTCGTCCTCTTCGGGTTGCCTTCTCTTACGTTCGCTGAAGCAGCATCACACGCATCGATCGACTTGACCACCTCAGCAGTGGGGTATT is a genomic window of Candidatus Nitrospira kreftii containing:
- a CDS encoding hypothetical protein (conserved protein of unknown function), with protein sequence MREVLLGGLKVRLVGGSDGHGGGDGPVVLLLHGFGAPGDDLVPLADVIEAPRGTRWLFPEAPLSLNMGFGDARAWWIIDFARIQEDRAAGRVRDLSVEIPHGLALARERFLTFLKELPRQLPIDYKRTVIGGFSQGAMLTCDAVLHTDYPFVGLVQLSGNLLAQSVWDPPMLKRKGMSVFQSHGAQDDILPHIGAERLRDALNQAGLAVDWHSFRGGHEIPEPVLRRLGFFITKRLSA
- a CDS encoding hypothetical protein (conserved hypothetical protein), whose protein sequence is MIRRTLETLSFDNTYARLPQAFYARLNPTPFSSSPHLVHANPAAAKLITLDPEQCARPEFAALFGGSVLAPGMEPLAMLYSGHQFGVYVPQLGDGRAILLGEATNDRGERWDLHLKGAGMTPFSRDGDGRAVLRSTIREYLCSAAMQGLGIPTTQALCLVGSDDKVYREQTETGAMLVRMAPSHVRFGTFEVFYYRKQHEHLKTLADYVIEQHFPHLREVSDRYVRFFSEVVERTATLIAQWQAVGWAHGVMNTDNMSILGLTLDYGPYGFMDDYDAGFICNHSDHNGRYAFNQQPYIGLWNVSCLAQALLPLAEKDALKAGLDAYTRRFEREYLQRMREKLGFAEEKPEDDELMRDFLGLLQGSHADYTIVFRELGTFSTVEGTPNHKLREHFLNPDRFDGWAAQYRDRLRNERSRDDERCDRMNRVNPKYVLRNYLAQTAIEKAQLKDFSEIDRLFTLLHDPFTDQPGMESYALPPPNWGKHLSVSCSS
- a CDS encoding hypothetical protein (conserved protein of unknown function), encoding MESAIRNTIIKFEQEFLGRGPDEVRALVARDLVVVRLKGVLTPAERQLAKTAEGVEMVKQLRQNLIAQGRDKLCEQVSEITGAKVLGLFTDIDVQLGERVFVFTIDREIQNISR